From Pseudomonas hormoni:
CACGCTTTTCAGTAATCTCGCCGGTCTTCTTGTTCGCTACCGTTTCCGTTGAGTCGTCCGAACCTTCTGCAAAGTCTCGTGCAAGCGCTTCGTTTACACGGTCAGCGACAAGCTTGTAGATGTCCTGCACGGTTTCAGAGGGAACGAGATTGACGGCACGACCACCACGTTCATCTCGGAGCATTGCGCTAAAGTGTTGAATCCCAGAACACGAGCCGTCGAAGGCGATAGGTAGAGCGGAAAGGTGCTGCACTCCGTTTTGTTTGACCCCTGCCCATTCAAAGCAGAACGCAAGGAAGCAAAACGGCGAGTCCATTGAGGTCCACTCGGTGTTATTGAGTGGGTCAGCGGCGCACCCGAGGATAAGTTCTTCATTGTCTTTCACCCATTGTTTACGTTGATCGAAAGCGACCTTATCGACCCCAGCACAGTTCGCACCGTGGATCATTAGCCACTCAATGCCCTCTTCTCCCACAGGTTCCGCAATGGATGCCTGTAAGAGCCCCTTAGTCATGTCGTTACCTTGTGGGTTGAATGCAGGAATCGCATAGACCCGACCACGCCAGTCCAAGTTATAGGGGAAGTAGATCGACTCGAACGCCGAGAACTTGTTGGCTTGCTCCAAGGCAAACTCATAGCCCAGGCGACGAGATACGCGCGCTTTATCACGGCGGTACACGGTGGCAGCTTCGCGCTTCCAGGACTTCAGGACTTCGGCGTCTTCGTCGATGCCTTCGGGTTTGGTTGGGAGTTCTTCACGCTCAGGCAGTGGGAAGCCGTCGATAGGAACGTGCTTCCATTCCATGATCGCATTGGCAACTTCGAGAACCCTTGTGTTGATGCCCCATGCGGTCTGCTGGGCCAAGTTAACGGCCTTGTAGACTTCCGGCATGTACACATCGCGATAGCGGTTAAGAGCCTTCTTGGTCCGCACTCGAATCAGAGGAATCGGCTTGCGGCCTTTTGCCCAATAGCCACCACCCACCATCTGGGTCCACTCACGGGGCGGGACGATCATCGGTTGATGCTGTGGGGCGATACCTGCAAGAGAGAACGCACGGTCACACAGCTTCTGTGCCCAATCAGGATGCAGGTAGACGTACTCGCCATCCTTCGACTTGATCCCGGCAAATTCCCGGCGAACCTCAACCAACTGAGTGGACTCAATGAGAAGCTCAAGGAGTCGGATTCCCATGTGATAGGTCACGTCGTTATCCAGCGTGTCCCACTTGACCCACTTCGATGTCAGTTGCTCAGCATCGAGCATGTGCCCTTCGACCTTCTCCATGAACTTCACTTTGTAGGTGTAGGCGTTACGGGTATCGAGAGCCTTCTTTACGTGCTTGTTGAAGTGAGCTGCTTCCTGGGTACGGATGCGACCGAAGCGCGCTTCTTCTTCCAAGTGCTGACCAATGCGGACCGCGACCTGCTGGATAGAGAGAGCGGCGGGTTTCGCCATGTCTCCGAGGACCACCTTGATGGTCACCGCCGCGACAGCCTCAGGGCTCATTTGCAGGAAGTAAGAGAGACCAACGTGTTTACGACGAACCTTGTTTACTTGATGGTCAATCCAAGCTTCGTAAGCAGTTATCAACTTAGGGACCAAGTGAGCAAGCAACGGTTTAGCGGTTGCGTTATCGGCAAACTCTCCCCGTTCAATCTGACGTTCGAGTTGTTTCTTAAAGCGGTCTTCGCCAAGCGTGTAGGCTTCATGTTCAAGGTTCAACTGTGCGGCTGCTATTTCAGCTCCGTACATTCCCGAGAGGGTCTCAAACGCCCACGATGATTCGCTTTGAATGTCACTGAAGTCATGCTTAGTTACTTGGATATTACTTTTTACGGACATGGGGATCCCTTGGATGCTCTTTAAGAGCCCAATAAATTTTGGTTAGGTAGTTGGGTTAATTACTGAATTGAGGGCGTAGGAGGCCCTTAGAGGTATCTCTAAGAATTCTTAAAGTTTGTCTTAAAGAGTCTCTAAGGGAGGCTCAGAGAGGTACTGCTAACAGTGAGGGGTTTTAATCTCGCCGTCCGATTCTTGCACTGATGTGACCTCGACACGGCCTGTTATTTCTCTTATTAAGTAAACAAATTCCTTGACTTCACTTTCACCCTCAGACGGAAGCGCACATTCTTGGATGATCGTTAGGAAGTCGCCATTTGCGCAAAACCACAGCCCCGTTACAGTCCGGCCACAGGGCCCGAGACCTAATGAGAACTCACAGCGCTCAACGCGTGAGCGGTAATCCCCGTCACAGACGCTAAAACGCGGAACCGTCGCCAAGAAGCGAAGGCTACTTACTGGCTTGCCAAATGATGGCGCTGTGCTACTCTTTGTTTTCGTCGCTGTTTGTTCCGCCCTTAGTTGGGTGTTGTACGGGTCCGCCTTGATTAAAGCCCCAGCGCAAAAAGAATCACTCATTTAATTTCGCCCCAATGAACCAAAAGATTTCTTTCGCCACTCGTCACGGGCATCCCGTAATGACGCATAGCTTTACCGTTAAAGAACATCGCGTGCCCAACAGGAAGTTGAGGGACCACAACATGCTTAGAGAACGGGCCAAGATGTACTTTAGTGCCCCCACCTTCATGGTCATTAGTTAGGGCTACAACCATCGTTACGTCCGAATCGTTGTCAGCGTGCCAGTGACCATGCGGCGTGTTCTCTGGGTTGTACTTTGCGGCCTGAATGGTGCGCAGGTACTGAGGATCCTGGCCGAACAAGACTTTAGCGAGAGTGACCCCCGCGTCATGCCACAGGGAGCGCAAGCACTCGTGTAGAGAGGGGCAGTGGTGCATTAAGACCAGCTCGGGAATCTGTGCCTCTTCAGGTTCTGCTTCGTTGACCACGTAGTCCATGCAATCAAGTTCTAACATGAGGTCCTTGCAGAACTCAGGGGATAGATACGGGAACGAGAAGATACCCGGTGCATGTTGGGTGATAGGTCTAAGTGCATCACTCCAATCACTGACCAACGCGTAATCTTCAGCAGAAACCGGATTTACATCTTCAGCGTAATCGGCCATTTCTTTAAGAACATCCAAACGCTTCCGTAGACGGTTTGCGTACTTATCCATACTCGGGATAGCTGTTACTGATTTCGATAGAACGTGCGGCATTACTTCAATACTCCGATAATGGTTACGCACTGAGATGCCTCAGGGGTCAACTTGTAGGGCGCTGCTTCGACACTCCGACGATACCCACCACCGTTACGCTTCACTGTCCTCTCCCCATCTTTCGGGTAGATCGTAATAACAGTCTTACCGAATCCAAAGAGGCCTTTCTTGAAGCTCGCAAAGTAGTACTTACCGCCGTCCGTACGGATGATGTGAGTAGCCCCCATTTGTTTTGCCCTGGCATGTAAACGAACGCGTCTCGCCGCACTTTCAACACGTTGCGTCCGAAGATCCGCTGCCTGTTGAATCCTCGCCTGAACTGCCGCCTCACGTTTCTTAATGGTTACCCCTGGATGCTCGACGAGTTCATAAACAGCCTTCAACAAGGCAGCAAACCGGATTTCCAAGGGACGGGACCAATGGAACCACGAAGACTGCGCGATGATGTCGCCTACTTCCTGGCCGTTATATGCGAGAAATTGCAAGTTCTGCTTACCGTCTTGCTCTTTGATGTCCACACGAAGCCAGCGCTTCCCGTTACGGTTCTCCAGGTATTGCGAGTGACCCGAAGTTAGTGCCGCGTCGATAGCATTCAGGATCTTCGAGGCGAGCGAATCCGACGCGAACGCCGTCACGTTGAGTTTTGTCAACATTGGTAGTTACCTTCTAATGTCTAAGTAGTAAGAGCTGGCAGCCCAGAGGACCACCGTTAAGAGGAATATCGTTAGTTCGAAAATGGCTTACCTTTCCAATATATCCGGCTTCATCCTGGGCCCAGGTCGTGCCCCTTAGGTGTCTCGTAGGAGCCCTCTGTGTCGATTTGGTGAGGGTTTCTAACAGTGAGGGTTTTTGCGGATGCGTAAGGTAGCGTCACGACTACTGTATGTCCATCCATATTTATGCATTTGTGCATATTCGATGCATTGGCGCATACGCCCCTTCCCCGTCATCGGCGCCCCCCGCCTGGATCGCGGCAACATCCGCTCGAAGGCCCGCGTCTTCCGCATACGCCCCAGCCCAAGTACGGGCGCAGCTCTTGAGGTAGCTCAGGCTGTTGTCGCGGTAGACATGGCCGCAAGGCGCCTTCATGGCGTAGTTAGTCCAGCACTCGCCGTTGCGGGTCTCGGTGAACTCAAAGGCATGTCCGCAATGACTGGCCGTAATTCCCTCAGGGGCTGCTTTGAGGTCGGCTACGGTGAAGCTGCGAAGGTTTTGCATGGTGGTAACTCCGTCCCAGTTGTACGCACAAAACGCGTATATCTATTCAAGGCTATACACGGATCTGCCCTGAGGCCGTCAAATCTACGCATCAAAAGCGTACATGTCAACGCACGGACGCAAAAAACCGGCGAATCCTCTGGGGACTCAACCGGGTTTCATTTGGGGTGCTGTCAGTAAATTGGGTGTTGCTTCAAGGTAACCATCAAGGCTCTACGTGTCTCTTTGTGAGAGACCTTTAGCGACATTGCGAGACACAGCCAGGATCCGAAGTATATGCAGGCCTGAGGTCGATCGTAGGCGTCCTTATACAATCCAGTCAGTGCCACAGGGGCACTACCAGCAAACCAAGCCCCCGGCGTCCTCTCGACAATTACACCATCTTCAGCCAGCTCAACGAGCGCCGCGTGGAACGTCCTAATGAGATCGGCATGAGACCTGGGCCGAGAGGACACCGGAACCATCTTGTGGATCTCATAGGTAGACGTGATTAGTTTGGGCGATTGCATGAATCAAAATCCTAATAGAGCCATCACCTTTGGGTAAGCCTGCACAAGCTTAACAATCCCGTAGAGGACAGCAGCACTGAAGACCCACGCGGCGACTGTAAGCGCTCTATCCATGGGTCAATCCTTGTTGTGAATCGTGAAGGCCGTAGCGGTTCCGCCCAGGACGTACCAGCAGTTACGGTTTAGGCCTGAGTCTTTCGAAATGGCCACTCCCGTAATACCGTCTGCACCCTGTGCGTAGGCTGCGATCTTCAAGTCAGTCAACACTGTGGATTCTTCCGGGGCTTGCTCAACGAAGCTCCTGTGACACCTACCCGCTGATACGTTGCCCACTACTTCGGCGCCTGCTGGGAGCGCATCGTAAATCTTCACCGTTCGAACCGCTTCGCGCTGGTCCTTAAGGCTCGCGTAGGACTGCTCATTGCCTACCTGAAGATTTGAAGAGTGACTACTACAGCCCATTACGAGGCCACAGAGTAAAGCAAGGGCAACACAACGCATCGGTAAGGCTCCAATCAAGAAGCCCCGGATGATACCGTTAGGCTGCCTTTAAGGCACCCTCAATGACTCCCGCCAGGGAGGCTACAGGGATGCTCGTTCCGCCGTATGTGTCATATGCGAGAGTCCCCGTTGAGTGCCCTAAGAGAGCCTGTGCGTATGCAACAGGAACGCCTTTAGTCTTGAATGAGGACGCCATATGGTGCCGTAGAGAGTGGAGTGTCTGGTGTTCTGACTTGTTCGGTAGGACTTCCTTGAGAACTGCTCCGAGCTTCTTACGAGCCTGGATGTTGTTGACCTCGTGATAGGTTGGGAGTGGCGGCTTAGGACCAGCGAGGGCAGCTTTGAACGCCTCAAGGTCAAACCCTAATGCACCGTCTACCAGGGGCACCACCCGGACGCTGTATTTGTTCTTAACAGACTGACCTTCGGCTTCCTCTCGGATGCTGACACAGGTGAATCCTTCAATCTCTTGAATGTCTTTGGTGTTCAGTTGGGTGATTTCTCGTGCCCTTGCCCCTGTCACAGCAAGCAAAGAGAGACCCCAACGCTCCCAACTATCAGTCGGTAGAGTTTCAGCGTGTGCCATCAGGGTTTCTACCTGGGAACGCTCGAATGGGATACGGGAGCTTTCTGCACCTTTAGCAAGCTTGAGCTTCGAGGTGTACGCCTTAGCGATGTAGTCATTATCTACAGCCCAGGTCATGACCGAAGTGAACTGAGTGATCAGGTTATTCACCGTCGAAGCCTTACGACTCTCCAACAGTTCATCCCGCATAGCGATAAGGTCGGACCGAGTGTGAACCCTTAGGTTGGTCACCCCGACTACCTCTAACGCTTCGCTCACTTGCTTGTAGTTACTCTCGTAACCGTCGAGCGTGGCTTGTTTGATGTCCCCAGCCTTCTCCTTCAGATACACCGGATAGAGATCGTCCCAATGGAGCGCCTCTTGGGTTGCTTTGAGTGATTGTGCTGGCCCACTCCCCACAATCCCATCAAGGCTATCAACGATATCTACAAGGTCCTTCGAGTCCCCTTTGAGACGCTTAAGGGATGCTTCGAGAATTCGTTGAGCCCCAATAGTCCCTCTGTGTCGATCCAAGGACAGAGGCATATGGGCCGTAGCCAAACTCAGGTTCTCCTGTAGGTCCCCATAGATGGACTCATAGGCCGACAGGGAGGCGTCTGTGTGAGCCAGTGAGAGTGCGTTAAGAGCCACGAAGGATAGGCGCTCTTTGATGGCAGCCCACGGAGCATCAGGTGTATCAAGGTGGAACACTGCAAGGGCGGCAAGTATGTCTTTGGTCAACTCTGTGGCCTGTGGTCGTTCAGTTGTGCGCAAGGATACCGTGAAGAGCCCCTTAGTGGTCCCCACAGGGCGCATGCGTAGGTAGTAGACGCCTTCACGCCTATACAGATAAGGACGGGCAAGGACAGTTTGTAACAGCGTTGTGTTTCGCTTGGTGCACATTGAGGCTCTCTCCCCGTAATCATTGGGGTTCCTCATTGCCTGTCTGGTTTAGGTAAAACTGTACCAGCGCCGCGGCAAGATCTGCCTGCAAGGCTTGTTCCAGACACCACGCTTCGGCATGTTTTTGCAGTTCCGGCCAGTGTTTACGGGTCGTCAGCCAGTGACCCGACATATCATGCCCGGCATTCCACGCACGCCAAAGCCCGCTGATCGCCTCGCGGGCAGGCGCAGACAGGCCTTTTGTGTACAGCGTCAGGAAG
This genomic window contains:
- a CDS encoding DNA-directed RNA polymerase codes for the protein MSVKSNIQVTKHDFSDIQSESSWAFETLSGMYGAEIAAAQLNLEHEAYTLGEDRFKKQLERQIERGEFADNATAKPLLAHLVPKLITAYEAWIDHQVNKVRRKHVGLSYFLQMSPEAVAAVTIKVVLGDMAKPAALSIQQVAVRIGQHLEEEARFGRIRTQEAAHFNKHVKKALDTRNAYTYKVKFMEKVEGHMLDAEQLTSKWVKWDTLDNDVTYHMGIRLLELLIESTQLVEVRREFAGIKSKDGEYVYLHPDWAQKLCDRAFSLAGIAPQHQPMIVPPREWTQMVGGGYWAKGRKPIPLIRVRTKKALNRYRDVYMPEVYKAVNLAQQTAWGINTRVLEVANAIMEWKHVPIDGFPLPEREELPTKPEGIDEDAEVLKSWKREAATVYRRDKARVSRRLGYEFALEQANKFSAFESIYFPYNLDWRGRVYAIPAFNPQGNDMTKGLLQASIAEPVGEEGIEWLMIHGANCAGVDKVAFDQRKQWVKDNEELILGCAADPLNNTEWTSMDSPFCFLAFCFEWAGVKQNGVQHLSALPIAFDGSCSGIQHFSAMLRDERGGRAVNLVPSETVQDIYKLVADRVNEALARDFAEGSDDSTETVANKKTGEITEKRVLGTRGMAAGWLGYGVTRSVTKRSVMTLAYGSKAFGFSEQLISDIITPAMDRGVGQEFFANVQQCARYMANLIWEAVGVTVVKAVEAMKWLQVAAKHLAKEVVCKETGEQLKPCMPVFWVTPDGFPVWQEYMKPEQRRIDLTFLGSMRLQTTINVRDSNVIDGLKQQSGISPNFVHSQDGSHLRKTVVKASEAYGVTFFSLIHDSFGTIPAKAGAMFKAVRETMVETYDATNVLADFRDQFLEQLHETQLSDMPEVPEQGSLDITQILESDFAFA
- a CDS encoding tyrosine-type recombinase/integrase; the protein is MTKDILAALAVFHLDTPDAPWAAIKERLSFVALNALSLAHTDASLSAYESIYGDLQENLSLATAHMPLSLDRHRGTIGAQRILEASLKRLKGDSKDLVDIVDSLDGIVGSGPAQSLKATQEALHWDDLYPVYLKEKAGDIKQATLDGYESNYKQVSEALEVVGVTNLRVHTRSDLIAMRDELLESRKASTVNNLITQFTSVMTWAVDNDYIAKAYTSKLKLAKGAESSRIPFERSQVETLMAHAETLPTDSWERWGLSLLAVTGARAREITQLNTKDIQEIEGFTCVSIREEAEGQSVKNKYSVRVVPLVDGALGFDLEAFKAALAGPKPPLPTYHEVNNIQARKKLGAVLKEVLPNKSEHQTLHSLRHHMASSFKTKGVPVAYAQALLGHSTGTLAYDTYGGTSIPVASLAGVIEGALKAA